The sequence GCCGCCGGGCATATCGCTTTTGGCACAGTGGATACCTGGCTGGTATGGAAGCTGACCGCCGGTAAAACGCATATCACCGACGTGAGCAATGCCTCGCGCACTATGATCTATAATATCCACACCCTTGGCTGGGACGAAGAACTCCTGAACCTGTTCGATATCCCCCGCAGCATCCTGCCCGAGGTAAAGTCATCGAGCGAGGTTTATGGCGAAACAGCCGGTACCGTACTGGCAGCGCAAATCCCTATCGCGGGTATCGCCGGCGATCAGCAGGCGGCATTGTTCGGCCAAATGTGTACTGCCAACGGCATGGTTAAGAATACCTACGGCACCGGTTGCTTTATGCTGATGAATGTGGGCGATAAGCCTATCGCATCAAAAAACAACCTGGTAACCACCATTGCATGGCAGATAAACGGCAAGGTTCAATATGCTTTAGAGGGCAGCATTTTTATTGGCGGCGCTGTAGTGCAATGGCTGCGCGATGAATTGAAGCTGATCAGTTCATCGGCCGAGGTGGAAGACCTGGCTAAAAAGGTGGAGGATACGGGCGGCGTTTACGTTGTACCGGCCTTTGCAGGCCTTGGCGCGCCACACTGGAACCAGGATGCGCGCGGCACTATTACCGGTATTACCCGTGGCACCAATCAATCTCACATTGCACGCGCAGCGCTGGAAAGCATCGCTTTCCAAACCATGGAAGTACTAAAAGCCATGGAGGCCGATTCGGGACTGAACATCGCTCAACTGCGGGTTGATGGTGGCGCGACGGCTAATAACCTGCTGATGCAGTTCCAGGCCGATTTACTGAATACGCAGGTAATTCGCCCGGTAGTAACCGAGGTTACTGCCATAGGTGCGGCTTACCTGGCCGGACTTGCCACCGGTTTTTGGAGCAGCATGGAAGATATCAGCGGGCAATGGCAAATTGAACGCACTTTTACACCGGGCACAACCAACAAAATAGACGAACGTATAAAAGGCTGGAACCGTGCCGTTAAGGCCGCGAAAGCTTACGCCGAAAATTAATCAATCACACAAAATCGCTAAAACAAAATGAACGAAATTACCGCCGAGTTTATCGGCACCATGATCCTGATCCTGTTGGGTAACGGGGTTGTAGCCAATGTTGTGCTTACGGGCACCAAAGGCAATAATGGCGGCTGGATAGTAATCACTACCGCCTGGGCTTTGGCCGTATTTGTGGGTGTGGTAATTGCAGCCCCCTTTAGCGGCGCGCACTTAAACCCCGCTGTTACCATTGGCCTGGCCATTGCCCAAAAATTTGCCTGGGCAAAAGTACCGGCCTATATCGGCGCGCAGTTATTAGGTGCTATGGCCGGCGGCGGACTGGTTTGGTTGTTCTACAAAGACCACTACGCGCTTACTGATGACAAAGGCGCTAAACTGGCTACCTTTTGCACTTCGCCCGCCATCCGTAAAACATCGTCGAACATGATCAGCG comes from Mucilaginibacter mali and encodes:
- the glpK gene encoding glycerol kinase GlpK; this encodes MEKYILSLDQGTTSSRAIVFNKAGSIVSIAQKEFTQIYPQPGWVEHNAVEIWSSQVSVAAESILNAGLTAKDIAAIGITNQRETTVLWDKRTGEPLCNAIVWQDRRTSGYCDELKTQGHAAAIQQKTGLVLDAYFSATKIKWILDNVEGAREKAAAGHIAFGTVDTWLVWKLTAGKTHITDVSNASRTMIYNIHTLGWDEELLNLFDIPRSILPEVKSSSEVYGETAGTVLAAQIPIAGIAGDQQAALFGQMCTANGMVKNTYGTGCFMLMNVGDKPIASKNNLVTTIAWQINGKVQYALEGSIFIGGAVVQWLRDELKLISSSAEVEDLAKKVEDTGGVYVVPAFAGLGAPHWNQDARGTITGITRGTNQSHIARAALESIAFQTMEVLKAMEADSGLNIAQLRVDGGATANNLLMQFQADLLNTQVIRPVVTEVTAIGAAYLAGLATGFWSSMEDISGQWQIERTFTPGTTNKIDERIKGWNRAVKAAKAYAEN
- a CDS encoding MIP/aquaporin family protein, translating into MNEITAEFIGTMILILLGNGVVANVVLTGTKGNNGGWIVITTAWALAVFVGVVIAAPFSGAHLNPAVTIGLAIAQKFAWAKVPAYIGAQLLGAMAGGGLVWLFYKDHYALTDDKGAKLATFCTSPAIRKTSSNMISEIIGTFVLIFVIFYFTDAEIKKDKVIIGLGSLGAMPVAFLVWVIGLALGGTTGYAINPVRDLGPRIMHAILPVDKKGSSEWDYAWIPVVGPIIGAVLAALAFLWLKI